The nucleotide sequence GGACACGTGCCCCTGATCCCGTACTGCCGTCCCGGCGATCCGGCGGTGGGCGAGCAGGTCGCGGCATGGATCGCGCGCCATGCGGCGGATGGCCGCGCCCTGCATGCTGTGATGTGCGAGCGCCTGGGCCCGCAGGTCTGGCATGAAACGCCCGCGGCCGCCATGGCGGTGCTGGAAGAACTGGAAGAAACCGCGGCGCTGTGGCTGCTGGGCGACTGCCGCGCGCTGCCGCTGGACGAAATACACATCGACGAACTGCGCCGGCACTTCAAGGCGCTCTGGTAAGGAGGCATCATGGTGAAGTTCGCAGCGAATCTGAGCATGCTCTACACCGAGCACGATTTCCTGGATCGTTTCCAGGCCGCGGCGGAAGACGGGTTCAAGGGCGTGGAGTTCCTGTTTCCCTACGCCTGGCCGGCCCCGGAGCTGGCGGCGCGGCTGCGTGCGAACGGCCTCTCGCAGGTGTTGTTCAACGGCGCGCCTGGCCGGGAAGAGGCCGGCGAACGCGGCATGGCCTGCCTGCCCGGACGCGAAGCGGAGTTCCGCGACAGCATAGCCCGCGCGCTGGACTACGCCGATGCCTTGTCCTGCCCGCGCATTCATGTCATGGCGGGCCTGATGCCGCAAGGCGTGGCGCGCGCCCTCCTGCGCGACACCTATGTCCGCAATCTGGCGTGGGCCGCCGAAGCCGCGGCCAGGGAGGGCCGCGACGTACTGATCGAACCCATCAATACACGGGACATCCCGGGCTATTTCCTGAACCGGCAGGCAGAGGCGCATGCCATTGTCCAGGAGATCGGCGCCGCCAACCTGAAAGTACAGATGGATCTTTATCACTGCCAGATCGTCGAGGGCGACCTGGAAACCCGCATCCGCCAGTACCTGCCCACGGGCCGCGTCGGGCATATCCAGATCGCCGGCGTGCCTGCCCGGCACGAACCCGACGCCGGCGAGGTGAATTATCCGCACCTGTTCCGCGTCCTGGACGAATTGCGCTATGACGGGTGGATAGGGTGCGAGTACCGGCCGGCGGCCGGCACGCGCGCCGGCCTGGGCTGGCTGCGCAATGCCCGTTCCGCCTTGCAAGGAGCCTGACCATGACGACGACGGCCACGACCGAGGGCTTGAACATCCTGATTACCGGCGGCGCGGGCTTCCTGGGCACGCGGCTGGCGCTGGCGCTGCTGCGACAGGGCGGTTTCCGCGGCCAGCCCATCGCGCGGCTGACCCTGGCGGACCGTGTTGCGCCGACGCATCCCGAGCTGGCGGGCGCCGCCTGCGTGGCGGGCGATGTGGGAGACCTGCTGGACCGCATGCCGGCCTTGCTTGCGATGTCTCCCGACGTGGTCTTCCATCTGGCTTCGGCCGTGTCGGCGGAATGCGAGGCCGATTTCGAACTGGGGCTGCGCTCCAACCTGGAGACCACGCGCGTGCTGCTGGAAGGACTGCGCGCGCAGGCGGTGCGC is from Bordetella bronchialis and encodes:
- the otnI gene encoding 2-oxo-tetronate isomerase, translated to MVKFAANLSMLYTEHDFLDRFQAAAEDGFKGVEFLFPYAWPAPELAARLRANGLSQVLFNGAPGREEAGERGMACLPGREAEFRDSIARALDYADALSCPRIHVMAGLMPQGVARALLRDTYVRNLAWAAEAAAREGRDVLIEPINTRDIPGYFLNRQAEAHAIVQEIGAANLKVQMDLYHCQIVEGDLETRIRQYLPTGRVGHIQIAGVPARHEPDAGEVNYPHLFRVLDELRYDGWIGCEYRPAAGTRAGLGWLRNARSALQGA